From a single Raphanus sativus cultivar WK10039 chromosome 3, ASM80110v3, whole genome shotgun sequence genomic region:
- the LOC130509441 gene encoding uncharacterized protein LOC130509441, which yields MNLRSKGTSNLVPRATDIRALERECARKRREEEQQAQLQPLEAAMEEQQNPQNPNGPQQRPARPIGTYDRPNIHGPRLGIRAPAVAANNFEIKSGLLNCIENNKYHGLAVEDPFDHLDKFDSYCGMSKTNGVSEDALKLKLFPFSLGDKARQWEKSLPSDSITTWEDCKKAFLEKFFSTSRTAKLRNEISSFQQKNLEGFSEAWERFNGYQAQCPHHGFSKESLLSTFYRGALPKYRARLDTASNGFFLGRTEEEAEALVDNMVKSDAVYSGDHDRSSRGDDKHTRNEIKALQEKIDTLIADKATQAQVNFVGNPQQEIPPTVNEVDGLEGQEELCFINSNGSWYKKEPNFQYNNYQQKPYSNNQQSGYQPRNNQQSNYQPQQSPSPSSSAPQESSTDALLKQILESQTRSEKHVGYELKNLHSKIDGSYNELNNKFSHLASSVKNLENQFASMSTHQNRQPGSLPGKSDQNPKDAKAVTLRSGKQLPPRTLTKDAEKQGEEIAINLDDEVVIVDEKTDDEILEKIEKDKGKGKVGEEKKTTKDGESAAPAGESSSVPPPYEPKLPFPGRFKKQLLQKYKALFEKQMSEAQVTMPIIDAFMLIPQYSKFLKDAVTAKKKEMEGMMVLSHECNAIIQRLNAPEKLEDPGCFTLPCALGPMVFEKCLCDLGASVSLMPLSVAKKLGFTQYKKCRLSLVLADRSVKYPVGILENLPVKIGGYEIPTDFVVLEMGEEAQDPLILGRPFLATAGAIVNVKEGKIDLHLGKANILHFDIKEKMKNPTVFGQAFIIEEMGPPADDHLGELPPEEDGVLTPLSAPTPA from the coding sequence atgaacttgaggagcaagggtacatcaaaccttgttccaagagccacagacatcagagctttagagagagagtgtgctagaaaaagaagagaagaagagcaacaagctcaactgcagccactggaagctgcaatggaagaacaacaaaatcctcagaaccccaatggacctcaacagcgaccagctcgccccattggcacttatgaccgccccaacatccatggtcctagacttggaattcgagcaccagctgtggctgctaacaactttgagatcaagtcaggactgctcaactgcatagagaacaacaagtatcatggtctggctgtggaggacccatttgatcacttggataagtttgacagctactgtggtatgtcaaagactaatggtgtgtcagaggatgctttaaagctcaagctattccccttctctttgggggataaggcacgtcagtgggagaagtctctaccaagtgactccatcaccacttgggaagactgcaaaaaggcattcttggagaaattcttctccacctcaagaactgctaagttgaggaacgagatctccagcttccaacagaagaacttggaaggattcagtgaagcttgggagagattcaatggttaccaagctcagtgcccacaccatggtttttccaaggagagcttgctgagcacattctacagaggtgctcttcctaagtatagagccagactggatacagctagcaatgggttctttttggggagaactgaggaagaagcagaggctctggttgacaacatggttaagagtgatgcagtctacagtggagaccatgacagaagcagtagaggtgatgacaagcacacaaggaatgagatcaaagctcttcaggagaagattgacacactcattgctgataaggccacacaagcgcaggtgaactttgttggtaacccacaacaggagatacctcctactgtcaatgaggttgatggtttggaagggcaagaagaattgtgtttcatcaacagcaatggtagctggtacaagaaggaacccaactttcagtacaacaactaccaacagaagccctattccaacaaccagcagagtggttatcagccaagaaacaaccagcagagcaactatcagcctcagcaaagcCCCTCTCCTAGCTCTTCTGCCCCTcaagagagcagcactgatgcattactgaaacagatcttggagtctcagactagaagtgagaagcatgtgggctatgagctgaagaaccttcactccaagattgatgggagctacaatgagctcaacaacaaattctcccaccttgcttcttctgtcaagaatttggagaatcagtttgcttccatgagcaccCACCAGAATCGTCAgccaggatctctacctggaaaatcTGATCAAAATCCCAAGGacgcaaaagctgtcacactcaggagtggtaagcagttacctcctagaaccctcaccaaggatgctgagaaacaaggtgaggagatagccatcaatctagatgatgaagtggtcattgttgatgagaagacagatgatgagatcttggagaagattgagaaagataagggtaaaggaaaggttggagaagagaagaagacaacaaaagatggtgaatctgctgctccagcaggTGAGAGCTCTTCtgtccctcctccctatgaacccaagcttccattccctggtagattcaagaagcagctgctacagaagtacaaggctttgtttgagaagcagatgagtgaagctcaggttacaatgcccatcattgatgctttcatgctgattcctcaatacagcaagttctTGAAAGATGCTGTaactgctaagaagaaggagatggagggcatgatggttctgagccatgagtgcaatgccatcattcagaggcttaatgctccagagaagctagaggatccaggatgcttcacactaccttgtgctcttggacctatggtttttgagaaatgtctctgcgatttgggagctagtgtcagcttgatgcctttatctgtggcaaagaagcttggcttcactcaatacaagaagtgtagactctctctggtgttagctgatcgttcagtgaagtaccctgtgggcatcctagagaacctccctgtgaagattggagggtatgagatacctacagattttgtggtgcttgaaatgggtgaggaggctcaagacccattgattcttggaaggccattcttagctacagcaggagctattgtgaatgtgaaagaaggcaagattgacctccatttgggtaaggcgaacatcctccactttgacatcaaggagaaaatgaagaaccccactgtgtttggacaagccttcatcaTTGAAGAAATGGgccctcctgctgatgatcaccttggtgagctaccacctgaggaagatggggtgttaactccactttctgcacctactccagcctga